From Thermoflavifilum aggregans, a single genomic window includes:
- a CDS encoding PD40 domain-containing protein, protein MKAYHLIKYAWLLLFMALTHVIPARAQVFGGDPAHIRWKQINTDTLRVIFPAEMAPQAERIANIITDISAYHRQSIGYAQKKLNLVLQNQTTLSNGYVMLAPFRAEFQTTPPQQMDQLGSLLWLDFLSVHEYRHALQNMHFNTGLSHLMRIAFGEAGQAFATDVAIPNWFWEGDAVFTETTLTPQGRGRLPAFFDAYRSLADAHFPYSWMKLRNGSYRDYVPNHYPLGYLLCAYGRERYSDTLWKLVTRDAAAYKHLFYPFSKALKDYTGQTVTAFYRNAMQYFTEQWKQDKPTEADRAMPLTPPSKQYLNQQYPVFVSNDTLLFVQNSFQKLPVIVQMNPDGKMHPVLHQGIVADNDFDAHAHAIVWAGYRNDPRWGWKDYGVIMWYDMAHKQIKKLTHRTKLFSPALSPDGQKIVAVSVSPDQSVQLKIFDANDGMLLDSLASPFHGMMAYPQFSVDGKSIYYIAQDSAGRSAIIAQDLYHHQTHIITPFTYHPIQQFCQSGPWIFFSGSYSHIQQIYAVSLTNYTIYQVTYAASGCYSPAVSPDGRWLVYSQFTLKGNKLMKLALDSAAWKPVDSLQIYASDNPYVASALKAEAADLPQEVSHRYFTITDYPKSFQLIHIHSWEPILDDPYYGFQVLSDNMLNTLSSSLFYQYNRYEASHGIGLSATYGGWYPIWNVSGQYTAHRTAWRSNGQQINWNETAVGLSGYIPWNFSGRMMSRYLIPFAGIQETHIQYPVQKNMVSHDMTLPYFYLGLQFVQQRLQALQHIAPHLAQHLYLSWNHSAGPHFAEQLFAETDLYFPGIWPSHSLWLQLAWQGKDTANTYTFSDVFPYARGYHAPFYHQITKWGLNYQFPIAYPDWGFGGIVYFLRMRLNLFYDDSRTLYYVQQQAAHQRFRSAGVECTADTRWWNEYPLSITLRFSHLLDTDPVSPGMRNRWELIIPLQLR, encoded by the coding sequence ATGAAAGCATACCACCTGATAAAATATGCATGGTTGCTTCTTTTCATGGCCCTGACACATGTAATTCCTGCCCGGGCGCAGGTATTCGGTGGCGACCCTGCCCATATTCGCTGGAAGCAAATCAACACCGATACGCTACGGGTAATTTTTCCGGCTGAAATGGCTCCACAGGCCGAACGGATCGCCAATATAATAACCGATATCAGTGCATATCACCGTCAATCCATTGGCTATGCCCAAAAAAAGTTGAATCTCGTTTTGCAGAATCAGACTACTCTTAGCAATGGATATGTGATGCTGGCGCCGTTCCGGGCCGAGTTTCAGACCACACCTCCCCAGCAGATGGATCAGCTGGGCAGCCTGCTCTGGCTTGACTTTCTGAGTGTGCACGAATACCGCCATGCCTTGCAAAACATGCATTTCAATACAGGCCTTTCACATCTGATGCGCATTGCCTTTGGCGAAGCCGGGCAGGCATTTGCAACCGATGTGGCTATTCCCAACTGGTTTTGGGAAGGCGATGCCGTATTTACCGAAACCACGCTCACACCGCAGGGCAGAGGCAGGCTCCCTGCATTCTTTGATGCTTACCGGTCACTGGCCGATGCTCATTTTCCTTATTCCTGGATGAAATTGAGAAATGGTTCCTATCGCGACTATGTGCCCAATCATTATCCGCTGGGTTATCTGTTGTGTGCTTACGGACGGGAACGATACAGTGATACCCTGTGGAAACTGGTAACCCGTGATGCAGCTGCTTATAAACATTTGTTTTATCCGTTTTCAAAGGCATTGAAAGATTATACCGGACAAACAGTAACAGCATTTTACCGGAATGCCATGCAATATTTTACTGAACAATGGAAACAAGATAAGCCCACAGAGGCTGATCGTGCCATGCCGCTTACACCACCTTCGAAACAATATCTGAATCAGCAATATCCTGTTTTTGTATCAAATGATACGTTGTTGTTTGTGCAAAACAGTTTTCAAAAACTTCCTGTTATTGTACAAATGAATCCTGATGGCAAGATGCATCCTGTTTTACATCAGGGAATAGTAGCTGATAATGATTTTGATGCACATGCACATGCAATAGTCTGGGCCGGATATCGCAACGATCCCCGCTGGGGATGGAAAGATTATGGTGTGATCATGTGGTATGATATGGCACATAAACAAATAAAAAAACTTACCCATCGCACCAAATTGTTTTCACCTGCATTATCACCAGACGGGCAAAAGATTGTAGCTGTATCGGTAAGTCCTGATCAATCTGTGCAGCTGAAAATATTTGACGCAAATGATGGCATGCTCCTGGATTCGCTTGCAAGTCCGTTTCATGGCATGATGGCTTATCCGCAGTTTTCAGTTGACGGGAAAAGCATTTATTATATTGCACAGGATTCTGCCGGCCGTTCAGCTATCATTGCGCAGGATCTTTATCATCATCAAACCCACATTATTACACCCTTTACATATCATCCCATTCAGCAATTCTGTCAATCAGGACCATGGATTTTTTTCAGTGGCAGCTATTCCCATATCCAGCAGATTTACGCCGTTTCTCTTACTAACTATACAATCTATCAGGTCACCTATGCGGCTTCTGGTTGTTATTCTCCGGCTGTATCTCCCGATGGCAGATGGCTGGTGTATAGCCAATTTACATTGAAAGGAAATAAACTTATGAAACTCGCTTTGGATTCTGCTGCATGGAAGCCTGTAGATAGTTTGCAGATATACGCTTCAGATAATCCTTATGTTGCTTCAGCCTTAAAAGCAGAAGCAGCTGATTTACCACAAGAGGTATCTCATCGGTATTTTACGATTACGGATTATCCCAAATCTTTTCAGCTTATTCATATTCACAGCTGGGAACCCATTCTGGATGATCCGTATTATGGTTTTCAGGTTTTATCGGATAATATGCTGAATACGCTTTCTTCTTCTTTATTTTACCAGTATAACCGCTATGAAGCATCACATGGCATAGGCTTATCCGCTACTTACGGAGGTTGGTATCCGATATGGAATGTAAGTGGCCAGTATACGGCACACAGAACTGCATGGAGATCGAATGGGCAACAGATAAACTGGAATGAAACTGCAGTTGGTTTATCGGGATATATACCTTGGAATTTTTCCGGACGCATGATGAGCAGATATCTGATACCATTTGCGGGCATCCAGGAAACACATATTCAATATCCTGTACAAAAAAATATGGTATCTCACGATATGACTCTTCCTTATTTTTATCTGGGATTGCAGTTTGTGCAGCAACGCCTGCAAGCCCTGCAGCATATAGCTCCACATCTGGCACAGCATCTATATCTGAGTTGGAATCATTCTGCAGGTCCGCATTTTGCTGAACAATTATTTGCAGAAACGGATCTATATTTTCCGGGCATTTGGCCTTCACATAGCTTGTGGTTGCAGCTGGCCTGGCAAGGAAAAGATACTGCCAATACCTATACATTTTCTGATGTATTTCCGTATGCAAGAGGATATCATGCACCTTTCTATCATCAAATAACTAAATGGGGATTGAATTATCAGTTCCCGATAGCTTATCCTGACTGGGGTTTTGGTGGTATTGTTTATTTTTTGCGTATGCGGTTAAATCTTTTTTATGATGATAGCAGAACCCTGTATTACGTGCAGCAACAAGCTGCTCATCAGCGATTCAGATCTGCGGGCGTGGAGTGCACAGCCGATACAAGATGGTGGAATGAATATCCGCTGAGCATCACACTCAGGTTTAGTCATTTGCTTGACACTGATCCGGTATCACCCGGTATGCGAAATAGGTGGGAATTGATTATTCCGCTCCAGCTTCGTTGA
- a CDS encoding ATP-binding cassette domain-containing protein: MISQASIQFEHVSIYRGHWCIVRDFNRTLQRGTRVAITGPNGAGKTSLLRAIAGKLPVTQGHIRYFLNGSHEATDTLKPYQLGWVDFHGADLVLHHPDAFYQQRYYASQTHGWVKVSDLLQEYALQYLGIREDACDERLNLLCNHWHLFPSYLLERQVQQLSNGELKKLLILRALLSQPEILLLNAPFIGLDAASRKQLREMLQHIQAQGITVVMEVLPGETDDTFDDVIALQGREHDFSGRNTVFQTFSPSWQPPEGTPLFEMRDVQVQYGRQQILKHIHWQVNTGERWFICGQNGSGKSTLLSLITTDHPQAYAQQVYWMGKRRGSGETIWDIKRHQAYVSPEMHYYLRTRQNCLTWLTDQVKSHVSDSSLNSSIQQEALCYLQYWGLESYADQPVTQLSTGEQRLLLFIRALLIRPPLLILDEPCQGLDGMHRQRIRQMLESLSADPAFTLLYVTHDLQELPGCITHMLYLHKGEITYSGRYDPQLAERLFASQVIA; this comes from the coding sequence ATGATAAGCCAGGCAAGCATTCAGTTTGAACATGTTTCCATTTACCGCGGCCATTGGTGCATTGTGCGGGATTTTAACCGGACGCTACAACGCGGTACCCGGGTGGCCATCACAGGCCCGAATGGTGCGGGAAAAACTTCGTTGCTTCGGGCTATTGCAGGAAAACTGCCCGTTACACAGGGACATATCCGCTATTTCCTCAATGGATCTCATGAAGCGACAGATACCCTAAAACCTTACCAACTGGGCTGGGTGGATTTTCATGGTGCCGACCTGGTGTTGCATCACCCCGATGCTTTTTACCAGCAACGATACTATGCTTCCCAAACCCATGGCTGGGTGAAGGTGAGTGATTTGCTTCAGGAATATGCCCTGCAGTACCTGGGTATCCGGGAAGATGCATGTGATGAACGGCTGAATCTGCTGTGCAATCATTGGCATCTGTTTCCCTCTTATTTGCTCGAACGCCAGGTGCAACAGCTTTCCAATGGCGAGCTGAAGAAACTGCTGATCCTTCGTGCTTTGCTGTCTCAACCGGAAATATTGTTGCTGAATGCCCCTTTCATCGGTCTGGATGCAGCTTCCAGAAAGCAACTCCGGGAAATGCTTCAGCATATCCAGGCACAGGGCATCACCGTGGTGATGGAGGTGTTGCCAGGTGAAACGGATGATACGTTTGATGATGTGATTGCTTTGCAAGGGCGAGAGCATGATTTCTCAGGCAGAAATACCGTTTTTCAGACTTTTTCTCCCTCATGGCAGCCGCCTGAAGGAACTCCTCTTTTTGAGATGCGTGATGTGCAAGTGCAGTATGGCCGCCAGCAAATATTGAAACATATTCATTGGCAGGTAAATACAGGTGAACGATGGTTTATCTGCGGGCAAAATGGTTCCGGAAAATCTACCTTGCTGAGCCTGATTACAACCGATCATCCGCAGGCATATGCCCAACAGGTTTATTGGATGGGCAAACGCAGAGGCAGTGGCGAAACTATTTGGGATATCAAACGCCACCAGGCTTATGTATCACCTGAAATGCACTATTATCTCCGCACCCGGCAGAATTGCCTTACCTGGCTGACGGATCAGGTTAAAAGCCATGTCTCTGATTCCAGTTTAAATTCATCTATTCAGCAGGAAGCACTCTGCTATCTGCAATACTGGGGCTTGGAGTCTTATGCAGATCAGCCTGTAACGCAGCTTTCCACCGGGGAGCAACGATTGCTGTTGTTCATCAGAGCTTTGCTGATCAGGCCTCCCTTGCTGATATTAGATGAGCCTTGTCAAGGACTGGATGGCATGCATCGCCAGCGGATCAGGCAGATGCTTGAAAGCCTCAGTGCGGATCCTGCCTTTACGTTGCTATATGTGACACACGATTTGCAGGAACTGCCGGGATGTATCACCCACATGCTTTATCTACATAAAGGGGAAATTACTTACAGTGGCCGCTATGATCCTCAGCTGGCCGAACGCTTGTTTGCCAGCCAGGTAATAGCCTAA